One window of the Candidatus Endomicrobium procryptotermitis genome contains the following:
- a CDS encoding VWA domain-containing protein: MRFANPEFLLLFLLFLLPSVFGKGSMQTFVRFTRGIIFEKEKPSKKALFYKTLKILKYLSFALIIAALARPQKGINFEDSKEQGIDIMIALDISSSMRSIDFKPLNRLEAAKNTAADFIKERKYDRIGLVVFSGLAFTQCPLTTDKESLLNFIKKISMEDIHLDGTAIGSAIVTSVNRLKDSKAKGKTVILITDGNNNMGEVDPVTASRIAANYGIKIYAIGVGSLEGAIYEIDDGFFGKRQIRDNRSGLNENALKEIAENTGGNYFRATDIQSFKESMKQIDDLEKTDIKVRKFTSYEELYKNLALAALALLFLIMLLENTVLRKLP; encoded by the coding sequence ATGAGATTTGCAAATCCAGAATTTTTACTTTTATTTTTGTTATTTCTGCTTCCTTCGGTTTTTGGCAAAGGAAGTATGCAGACCTTTGTGCGTTTTACGCGCGGAATAATTTTTGAAAAAGAAAAACCGTCAAAAAAAGCTCTTTTTTATAAAACATTAAAAATTTTAAAATATCTATCGTTTGCTCTTATAATTGCGGCTCTGGCAAGACCGCAGAAAGGAATAAACTTTGAAGACAGCAAAGAGCAGGGCATAGACATTATGATAGCTTTAGATATTTCAAGTAGCATGAGGTCGATTGATTTCAAACCTTTAAACAGGCTTGAAGCCGCCAAAAATACAGCAGCTGATTTTATAAAAGAAAGAAAATACGACAGAATAGGGCTTGTGGTTTTTTCAGGACTTGCGTTTACACAATGTCCGCTTACTACAGATAAAGAGTCTCTTTTAAATTTTATAAAAAAAATCAGTATGGAAGATATACATCTTGACGGCACGGCAATAGGCTCCGCGATAGTAACTTCGGTAAATAGGTTAAAAGACAGCAAAGCTAAAGGGAAAACAGTTATTCTGATAACTGACGGAAACAATAATATGGGCGAAGTAGATCCAGTTACGGCTTCTAGAATTGCGGCAAATTACGGCATAAAGATTTACGCAATAGGCGTAGGAAGCCTTGAAGGAGCGATTTATGAAATTGACGACGGTTTTTTTGGAAAAAGGCAGATAAGGGATAACCGCTCTGGTTTAAATGAAAATGCTTTAAAAGAAATTGCCGAAAATACAGGAGGAAACTATTTCAGAGCGACTGATATACAATCGTTTAAAGAAAGCATGAAACAAATAGATGATCTCGAAAAAACCGATATAAAAGTACGAAAATTTACAAGTTATGAAGAACTTTATAAAAATTTGGCTCTTGCAGCTCTGGCATTATTGTTTTTGATTATGTTATTGGAAAACACGGTATTGAGGAAACTCCCATGA
- a CDS encoding DUF58 domain-containing protein: MIDKEILKQQIRKLEIRSNKLVNEVFAGQYQSVFKGQGIEFAEVREYQVGDDIRNIDRNVTARHGKPYIKLFSEERELTVIFLIDFSASQHFGSTDKLKSEIAAEAAAVLAFAALKNNDRAGMLSFTDKVEKIVTPKKGKNNILRIIKEILDFEPSGRKTSLSVALKAINEIWRKKAVVFLISDFHDTGYERDLVITAKRHDLICIKINDDKESALPDVGLVEMYDPESEKYFTIDTFYDNNLLKEKSAALDKAAETIFKKAKLDVINLNTATSYIRPLIKFFKERERRSTLG, translated from the coding sequence ATGATAGACAAAGAAATTTTAAAACAGCAAATCCGTAAACTTGAAATAAGATCGAATAAATTGGTAAATGAAGTTTTTGCCGGGCAATATCAAAGTGTATTTAAAGGGCAGGGAATTGAGTTTGCGGAGGTCAGAGAGTATCAAGTCGGCGATGACATAAGAAATATCGACCGCAATGTTACCGCACGTCATGGAAAGCCATATATAAAACTTTTCTCAGAAGAAAGGGAACTTACTGTAATTTTTCTTATAGATTTTTCGGCGTCACAGCATTTTGGAAGCACCGATAAACTTAAATCGGAAATTGCGGCCGAAGCAGCCGCGGTGCTGGCGTTTGCTGCATTAAAAAACAATGACAGAGCTGGAATGCTTTCTTTTACAGATAAAGTCGAAAAGATAGTCACGCCAAAAAAAGGGAAAAACAATATTTTAAGAATAATAAAGGAAATTCTCGACTTTGAACCTTCAGGACGCAAAACTTCTCTTTCTGTGGCGCTAAAAGCCATAAATGAAATCTGGCGCAAAAAAGCCGTTGTTTTTCTTATATCCGATTTTCATGATACAGGCTATGAAAGAGATTTGGTCATAACAGCCAAAAGGCATGATTTGATATGCATAAAAATAAACGATGATAAAGAAAGCGCTTTGCCGGATGTCGGGCTTGTTGAAATGTACGATCCCGAAAGTGAAAAATATTTTACCATAGACACTTTTTATGACAACAATCTATTAAAAGAAAAAAGCGCCGCTCTAGACAAAGCCGCGGAAACTATATTTAAAAAAGCCAAACTAGACGTAATAAATTTAAACACGGCAACATCATATATTAGACCTCTAATAAAATTTTTTAAAGAAAGGGAACGCCGCAGCACTTTGGGATAG
- a CDS encoding AAA family ATPase: MADLTDINALNEKVRGKSIFASKLLDEISNTVVGQKYVLERMLIGLLSDGHILLEGLPGLAKTLAVKSMALAVKASYKRIQFTPDLLPADITGTLIYNPQSRDFNIKKGPVFANIILADEINRAPAKVQSALLEAMQEKQVTIGDTTFALPAPFLVMATQNPIEQEGTYPLPEAQVDRFMLKLKVEYPNKKDEKVILERMTHKLDDIKPIVSIAEIQEAKNLIERIYVDDKVKNYIIDIVFASRKPQEYKLDELKNLIAYGASPRATINLTLAAKAYAFLQGRAYVMPEDIKIIGPDVLRHRILVTYEAEADSVSSDDIIEKIFGGVEVP; encoded by the coding sequence ATGGCAGATTTAACTGACATAAATGCTTTAAACGAAAAAGTGCGAGGCAAAAGCATTTTTGCTTCAAAGCTTCTTGACGAAATCTCAAATACCGTTGTAGGACAGAAATATGTTCTTGAAAGAATGCTTATAGGACTTCTTTCCGATGGGCATATACTTTTGGAAGGACTTCCGGGTCTGGCAAAAACTTTAGCCGTAAAAAGTATGGCCTTGGCGGTTAAGGCTTCATACAAAAGAATACAGTTCACGCCGGATTTGCTTCCGGCGGACATAACGGGAACTTTAATTTATAATCCGCAAAGCAGGGATTTCAACATAAAAAAAGGACCTGTCTTTGCAAATATCATTCTTGCCGACGAAATTAACCGCGCTCCTGCGAAAGTTCAAAGTGCTTTGCTTGAAGCCATGCAGGAAAAACAAGTTACCATCGGCGATACGACTTTTGCGCTGCCTGCCCCTTTTCTTGTAATGGCCACACAAAACCCGATAGAACAAGAAGGAACGTATCCTCTGCCTGAAGCACAGGTCGACAGATTCATGCTTAAGCTGAAAGTTGAATATCCAAATAAAAAAGATGAAAAAGTGATACTTGAAAGGATGACGCATAAACTTGACGATATAAAACCGATAGTTTCAATAGCTGAAATTCAGGAAGCTAAAAATCTTATAGAACGTATTTATGTTGATGATAAAGTCAAAAATTATATTATAGATATAGTTTTTGCTTCGAGAAAACCGCAGGAATATAAACTTGACGAATTAAAAAATCTGATTGCTTATGGCGCTTCCCCAAGAGCTACTATAAATCTTACGCTTGCGGCAAAAGCTTATGCATTTCTACAGGGAAGAGCATACGTAATGCCGGAAGATATAAAAATTATCGGTCCGGATGTTTTAAGGCACAGAATTCTTGTAACCTACGAAGCAGAAGCCGATTCTGTAAGTTCTGATGATATAATTGAAAAAATTTTTGGTGGCGTCGAGGTTCCTTAA
- a CDS encoding glutamate-5-semialdehyde dehydrogenase → MDNNEIKQRVMMKASAAKGASRALAIMTTQHKNNMLAAMADALAQNAKEILFHNEIDVEAAKESGLSSALIDRLTLNEKRIDDMIKGIKDVILLEDPVGTTVEKCTPSIEIDVKKIRVPLGVISMIYESRPNVTVDAATLCLKAGNAVVLKGGSEAINSNRILAKIISEAGIKAGMPAGSVQFIDTTDRTAVLEMIKLNNFIDLLIPRGSEALVNFINHNSSIPVLSHGKGLCHTYVDEDADMDIALKIAFNAKCQRPGVCNAMETLLVHKDIAKKFLPLICQNYFDAGVKINGCTVTKSIVPSVNEASQESWSKEYHDLELSIKVVGSVEEAIGHINKYGSMHSDAIVTNNKETADKFLAETDSSAVFHNASTRLHDGSIFGLGCEIGISTMKLHARGTMGIKELTTTKYIVRGNGTVRN, encoded by the coding sequence ATGGATAATAATGAAATAAAACAAAGAGTGATGATGAAGGCCTCGGCGGCAAAAGGCGCCTCAAGGGCTTTGGCCATAATGACGACTCAGCATAAGAACAATATGCTTGCCGCGATGGCGGACGCTCTTGCACAGAACGCAAAAGAGATACTGTTCCATAATGAGATAGATGTCGAAGCGGCAAAAGAGTCAGGTCTGTCTTCCGCCTTGATAGACAGGCTGACATTAAATGAAAAAAGAATAGACGATATGATAAAAGGCATCAAAGATGTGATACTTCTTGAGGATCCTGTAGGTACAACGGTCGAAAAATGCACTCCTTCAATAGAAATTGACGTGAAAAAAATAAGAGTACCTTTAGGCGTTATCTCGATGATATATGAATCGAGACCCAATGTGACCGTGGATGCAGCCACTCTTTGTCTTAAAGCCGGTAACGCGGTCGTTCTTAAAGGCGGTTCCGAGGCAATAAACTCTAACAGGATACTTGCTAAAATAATAAGCGAAGCCGGTATAAAAGCGGGTATGCCCGCCGGCTCCGTACAGTTCATCGATACGACAGACAGGACCGCGGTGCTTGAAATGATAAAACTCAATAATTTTATCGATCTGCTCATACCAAGAGGAAGCGAAGCTCTGGTGAACTTCATCAATCACAATTCGTCCATACCTGTGCTTTCTCACGGAAAAGGATTATGCCACACCTATGTGGATGAGGACGCGGACATGGATATTGCTTTAAAAATAGCTTTTAACGCTAAATGCCAGAGACCTGGAGTCTGTAATGCTATGGAGACACTTTTAGTGCATAAAGATATTGCCAAAAAATTTTTGCCTCTGATATGCCAAAATTATTTTGACGCAGGAGTAAAAATAAACGGCTGTACTGTAACAAAATCCATAGTGCCGTCTGTAAACGAAGCCTCGCAAGAAAGCTGGAGTAAAGAGTATCACGACCTTGAACTTTCGATTAAAGTAGTGGGTTCCGTAGAAGAAGCGATTGGGCACATTAATAAATATGGATCCATGCATTCTGATGCTATAGTAACCAACAATAAAGAAACGGCGGACAAATTTCTGGCGGAAACGGATTCGTCTGCGGTTTTTCATAATGCATCTACAAGGCTTCATGATGGCAGCATTTTTGGGCTGGGATGCGAAATAGGAATTTCCACGATGAAACTTCACGCCCGCGGGACAATGGGAATAAAGGAACTCACCACTACAAAATACATTGTAAGAGGAAACGGGACGGTACGTAATTAA
- a CDS encoding pyridoxamine 5'-phosphate oxidase family protein: MDKSILFNKLRILSEQAEFVLLSTINEDDFPETRAMLNLRNKEMFPNLQVYFADDFICYFSSNTASQKLNQILYSDKASVYYVNPKTFEGLLLKGKLEIIKDKALKNDFWQDNWTMYYKGGIDDPDYSLLKFTPAEYKYYNGDFKVSSGAF; encoded by the coding sequence ATGGATAAGTCGATTCTGTTTAACAAGCTCAGGATTTTGAGCGAACAGGCTGAGTTTGTATTACTGTCAACTATAAATGAAGATGATTTCCCGGAAACGCGCGCGATGCTCAATTTACGTAATAAAGAGATGTTCCCGAATCTGCAAGTGTATTTCGCAGACGACTTTATATGTTATTTTTCCTCAAATACTGCTTCGCAGAAACTCAATCAGATCCTTTACAGCGATAAAGCGTCCGTATATTACGTGAATCCGAAAACATTTGAAGGGCTGCTGCTTAAAGGAAAACTTGAGATCATAAAAGACAAAGCCCTTAAGAACGATTTCTGGCAGGATAACTGGACAATGTACTATAAGGGCGGCATAGACGACCCGGATTATTCTCTTTTAAAGTTCACTCCGGCTGAATATAAATATTATAACGGGGACTTTAAGGTAAGTTCGGGCGCATTTTAA
- a CDS encoding aconitate hydratase produces the protein MSVAKKILKNHLLSGEMKVGEEISLRIDQTLTQDATGTMAYLQFEAMGIAKVKTKLSVSYADHNTLQCGFENADDHKFLQTVAAKYGIVFSPAGNGICHQVHLERFGVPSMTLIGSDSHTPTGGGIGMLAFGAGGLDVACAMAGQPFYITMPKIIKVNLKGKLRDWVSAKDIILELLRIETVKGGRGKIYEFAGEGVKTLSVPERATITNMGTELGATTSVFPSDEITKDFLERQGRGESWTEITADEGTEYDQEIVIDLNTLEPLIAAPHMPDNVKKVKDIKGIKVDQVGIGSCTNSSLSDMLLTSETLKGKMIDKNVSLVISPGSRQVMAMLSESGALTSVIESGARVIESACGPCIGMGQSPKSGAVSLRTFNRNFEGRSGTKDAQVYLCSPEVALAAVLTGEITDPMEYFGKKPQIKMPEKFYVNDKQFQMPDADGSKVEVIKGPNIKSLPDFTPMEASIEGRVALKVGDNISTDHILPAGAKILPLRSNLPAISEYTFAAVDKDFASRAKTIKNGVIIGGENYGQGSSREHAALAPRYLGIKAVLVKSFARIHLANLINFGIIPLTFSDAADYESVNLNDDISFKNIKSVLEEDRDLFASVNGKEIKVNYNLTKRQKDILFAGGLLNWIKLNSK, from the coding sequence GTGAGTGTTGCAAAAAAAATTTTAAAAAATCATTTATTAAGCGGAGAAATGAAAGTGGGCGAAGAGATAAGTTTGCGAATCGATCAAACTTTAACTCAGGACGCTACGGGAACTATGGCATATCTTCAATTTGAGGCAATGGGGATTGCCAAAGTTAAAACTAAACTTTCTGTAAGTTATGCAGACCACAACACATTGCAGTGTGGCTTTGAAAATGCGGACGATCACAAATTTTTGCAGACTGTAGCGGCAAAATATGGCATAGTCTTTTCTCCTGCGGGAAACGGTATATGTCATCAGGTACATCTGGAAAGATTTGGCGTACCGTCAATGACGCTTATCGGTTCTGATTCGCATACCCCAACGGGAGGAGGCATAGGAATGCTTGCTTTTGGGGCGGGAGGACTTGATGTGGCATGCGCTATGGCGGGGCAGCCTTTCTACATAACAATGCCTAAAATTATCAAAGTAAATCTCAAAGGAAAACTAAGGGATTGGGTAAGTGCAAAAGATATTATTCTTGAACTTCTCAGAATAGAAACTGTTAAAGGCGGCAGGGGCAAAATATATGAATTCGCGGGTGAAGGTGTAAAGACATTGTCAGTTCCAGAAAGAGCGACAATAACGAATATGGGCACCGAACTCGGAGCTACGACAAGCGTTTTTCCTTCCGATGAAATAACGAAAGATTTTCTGGAAAGACAGGGCAGAGGCGAAAGCTGGACCGAAATAACCGCTGACGAAGGCACAGAGTACGATCAGGAAATAGTGATAGACCTAAATACGCTGGAACCATTGATAGCTGCGCCTCATATGCCTGACAACGTGAAGAAAGTTAAAGATATAAAGGGAATAAAAGTGGATCAGGTCGGGATAGGCTCATGCACGAACTCTTCTCTTTCAGATATGCTTCTGACATCTGAAACACTGAAAGGTAAAATGATAGATAAGAATGTAAGCCTTGTGATCTCTCCGGGATCAAGGCAGGTAATGGCCATGCTCTCAGAGTCAGGCGCGCTTACAAGCGTTATTGAAAGCGGAGCGAGGGTGATCGAAAGCGCCTGCGGACCTTGTATAGGAATGGGACAATCACCTAAAAGCGGCGCCGTTTCTTTGAGAACTTTTAACAGAAATTTTGAAGGAAGAAGCGGTACAAAAGACGCTCAAGTTTATCTCTGTTCTCCAGAGGTCGCTTTGGCGGCGGTCCTGACCGGTGAAATAACCGATCCCATGGAATATTTCGGAAAAAAACCGCAGATAAAAATGCCGGAAAAGTTCTATGTCAACGATAAACAATTCCAGATGCCTGATGCTGACGGCTCAAAAGTAGAAGTTATAAAAGGGCCAAATATAAAATCCTTGCCGGATTTCACTCCTATGGAAGCAAGCATTGAAGGTAGAGTGGCACTGAAGGTAGGCGACAATATATCGACGGACCATATACTTCCCGCAGGCGCGAAGATACTTCCTTTGAGGTCAAATCTTCCCGCTATATCGGAATATACTTTTGCAGCGGTAGATAAAGATTTTGCCTCAAGGGCAAAAACTATAAAGAACGGAGTAATTATAGGCGGCGAGAATTATGGACAGGGATCTTCAAGAGAACATGCGGCGCTGGCCCCGAGATATCTCGGAATAAAGGCAGTTCTGGTGAAGTCTTTCGCGAGAATACATCTTGCGAATCTGATAAATTTCGGTATAATTCCTTTGACGTTCTCCGATGCAGCCGACTATGAATCCGTAAATCTCAATGATGATATCTCCTTCAAAAACATAAAAAGCGTTCTTGAAGAGGACAGAGATCTTTTTGCTTCGGTCAACGGAAAAGAAATAAAAGTGAATTATAACCTGACAAAAAGACAGAAAGACATACTTTTTGCCGGCGGATTGCTTAACTGGATAAAATTGAATTCAAAATAA
- the clpB gene encoding ATP-dependent chaperone ClpB, whose translation MNLNKWTIKSQEALAEAQNIALEYGNQEITEEHLLYALVKQDEGTVKAIIKKSAAAGQEELVLANILKDLIKEIEKRPKVSGGNLHLSQSLNKILADCEKTAKNLKDDYISTEHILIAISDEASVDASKILKKYGLTKDSILKILISIRGDQRVTDQNPEDKYQALEKYGRDLTDLARRAKLDPVIGRDEEIRRCVQVLSRRTKNNPVIIGEPGVGKTAIVEGLSQRIVSGDIPETLKDKKVIALDLGALIAGAKYRGEFEDRLKAVLKEIQSAGGKIILFIDELHTIVGAGSSEGAVDAANMLKPMLARGELKMVGATTLDEYRKYIEKDAALERRFQPVFVGEPSIEDTIAILRGLQEKYEIHHGVEIKDSALVAAATLSARYITDRYLPDKAIDLIDETASRLRIEIDSMPVELDVVERRLMQLEIEKQAIKKETDTASKERLVNMEKEIDRLKHESAEMKVQWEKEKNSISQIRSIKEKLEEMKVEEQKAERAGDLNTVAEIRYGKIPQMQKKIEEENKKLELLQINKKMLKEEVDEEDIAEVVSKWTGIPVTRMMESEMQKLIKMEDKLHERIVGQDEAISAISNAVRRSRAGLSDPNRPIGSFLFLGPTGVGKTELAKALAAFLFNDERNIVRIDMSEYMEKHSVSRLIGAPPGYVGFEEGGQLTEAVKRRPYSVVLFDEIEKANPEVFNVMLQLLDDGRLTDGQSRTVDFKNTVVIMTSNTGSQHIQENDNYEKMKEKVHNELHNYFRPEFLNRIDDIIIFRKLSEKELSKIIDIQISAFEKRLAGRNIYVELTDKAKDFISHKGYEPAFGARPLKRAIQTYLLNPLSSKLIDGEFKEGDTIKIEAPKSKTGEELEFNKIT comes from the coding sequence ATGAATTTAAATAAATGGACAATAAAATCTCAGGAAGCTTTGGCTGAGGCACAAAATATAGCTTTGGAATATGGCAATCAGGAAATTACTGAAGAGCATCTTCTTTATGCACTGGTAAAGCAAGATGAGGGAACGGTCAAAGCCATAATAAAAAAATCTGCGGCTGCAGGGCAGGAAGAACTTGTGCTTGCAAATATTTTAAAAGATTTGATTAAAGAAATAGAAAAAAGACCGAAAGTTTCAGGTGGAAACTTACACTTATCGCAAAGTTTAAATAAAATTCTTGCCGACTGCGAAAAAACAGCAAAAAATTTAAAAGATGATTATATTTCAACCGAACATATTTTGATTGCAATTTCCGATGAAGCTTCCGTAGACGCTTCAAAAATTCTCAAAAAATACGGGTTGACAAAAGATTCGATTTTAAAAATTCTCATCAGCATCAGAGGAGACCAGCGTGTTACCGACCAAAATCCTGAAGACAAATATCAGGCTTTGGAAAAGTACGGAAGAGATTTGACAGATCTTGCAAGACGTGCAAAACTCGATCCTGTGATAGGACGCGATGAAGAAATACGCCGCTGCGTTCAGGTTTTATCGCGTAGAACAAAAAATAATCCGGTAATAATAGGAGAACCGGGTGTCGGGAAGACGGCGATTGTAGAAGGTTTGTCGCAGAGAATCGTTTCCGGAGACATTCCAGAAACTTTAAAAGATAAAAAAGTCATAGCTCTTGATTTGGGAGCGCTTATAGCCGGCGCAAAATACAGAGGAGAATTTGAAGACAGGCTTAAAGCCGTGTTAAAAGAAATTCAGTCTGCCGGTGGAAAAATAATACTTTTTATAGATGAACTACACACAATTGTCGGGGCAGGTTCTTCCGAAGGCGCCGTTGACGCTGCTAATATGTTGAAACCCATGCTTGCGAGAGGTGAACTTAAAATGGTCGGTGCAACTACTCTTGATGAGTATAGAAAATATATCGAAAAAGACGCCGCTTTAGAACGCCGTTTCCAGCCGGTTTTTGTCGGAGAGCCTTCTATTGAAGATACCATCGCAATACTCAGGGGATTGCAGGAAAAATATGAAATACATCACGGCGTAGAAATAAAAGATTCTGCTTTGGTTGCGGCGGCAACTCTTTCGGCACGTTACATAACCGACAGATACCTTCCTGACAAAGCCATAGATTTAATTGATGAAACGGCAAGCAGGCTCAGAATTGAAATAGATTCGATGCCTGTAGAATTGGATGTTGTAGAACGCAGACTTATGCAGCTTGAAATTGAAAAGCAGGCAATAAAAAAAGAAACAGATACGGCTTCAAAAGAACGTCTGGTCAATATGGAAAAAGAAATCGACAGACTTAAGCATGAATCGGCTGAAATGAAAGTGCAGTGGGAGAAAGAAAAAAACTCCATTTCACAGATAAGAAGCATTAAAGAAAAACTAGAAGAGATGAAAGTTGAAGAACAGAAAGCGGAAAGAGCTGGGGATTTGAATACCGTCGCGGAAATACGTTACGGAAAAATTCCTCAGATGCAGAAAAAGATTGAAGAAGAAAACAAAAAACTAGAACTTCTGCAAATAAACAAAAAAATGCTTAAAGAAGAAGTCGATGAAGAAGATATAGCCGAAGTTGTGAGTAAATGGACGGGCATTCCCGTAACACGTATGATGGAAAGTGAAATGCAGAAGCTTATAAAAATGGAAGACAAACTGCATGAACGCATTGTCGGTCAGGATGAAGCGATATCGGCAATTTCAAACGCGGTAAGGCGCTCCCGCGCCGGTCTATCCGATCCCAACAGACCTATAGGTTCATTTTTATTTCTAGGTCCGACGGGAGTCGGAAAAACGGAACTTGCAAAAGCTTTGGCGGCTTTTCTTTTTAACGATGAAAGAAATATCGTAAGAATAGACATGTCTGAATATATGGAAAAGCACAGCGTTTCACGTCTTATAGGAGCACCTCCTGGATATGTGGGTTTTGAAGAAGGCGGACAACTTACGGAAGCTGTAAAGAGAAGGCCGTATTCAGTTGTTTTGTTTGATGAAATTGAAAAAGCTAATCCTGAAGTTTTTAATGTCATGCTTCAGCTTCTTGATGACGGCAGGCTTACTGATGGACAGAGTAGAACTGTAGATTTTAAAAATACCGTTGTAATAATGACTTCAAATACAGGTTCACAACATATTCAGGAAAACGATAATTATGAAAAGATGAAAGAAAAGGTCCATAATGAATTGCACAATTATTTCCGTCCGGAATTTTTAAACAGAATTGATGATATTATAATTTTCAGAAAACTCAGCGAAAAAGAATTAAGCAAAATTATTGACATACAGATAAGCGCTTTTGAAAAACGTCTTGCAGGAAGAAATATTTACGTTGAGCTCACTGATAAAGCCAAAGATTTTATTTCTCACAAAGGATACGAACCAGCTTTTGGCGCAAGACCTTTAAAAAGAGCCATACAAACATATTTGTTAAATCCTTTGTCTTCAAAACTTATAGATGGAGAATTTAAAGAAGGCGATACCATAAAAATAGAGGCTCCGAAATCAAAAACCGGAGAAGAACTGGAATTTAACAAAATTACATAA